In one window of SAR116 cluster alpha proteobacterium HIMB100 DNA:
- a CDS encoding protein translocase, SecG subunit (PFAM: Preprotein translocase SecG subunit~TIGRFAM: protein translocase, SecG subunit), producing MTTILLTIHILIAVALVGAVLLQRNEGGGLGIGGSAGGGFMTARSTANLLTRTTAILAACFFATSIGLAILAGAGSQQTSIVDEVVNSAPELPAPTTPQAPTGQ from the coding sequence ATTGCGGTTGCTTTGGTTGGCGCAGTTTTGTTGCAGCGTAACGAAGGCGGCGGTCTGGGGATTGGTGGGTCTGCCGGTGGCGGGTTTATGACAGCCAGGTCGACAGCGAATCTGTTGACACGGACGACAGCTATCCTGGCTGCGTGTTTTTTTGCAACATCCATTGGTTTGGCAATTTTGGCAGGAGCAGGCAGCCAGCAAACATCGATTGTCGATGAAGTTGTGAATTCTGCGCCTGAATTGCCTGCACCAACAACACCACAAGCGCCAACCGGACAATAA